A genome region from Cottoperca gobio unplaced genomic scaffold, fCotGob3.1 fCotGob3_469arrow_ctg1, whole genome shotgun sequence includes the following:
- the LOC115006081 gene encoding LOW QUALITY PROTEIN: dynein heavy chain 8, axonemal-like (The sequence of the model RefSeq protein was modified relative to this genomic sequence to represent the inferred CDS: deleted 1 base in 1 codon) has translation MLAESDTRTPMVCLLSMGSDPTENIERLAKNKGAPCRPISMGQGQEVHARRLLAGSMTDGGWLLLQNCHLGLDFLDELLETVTAATPESVHKGFRVWLTTDVHARFPIAFLQSSIKFTNEPPLGMKAGLKRTFIAVTQDQLEVSSLPQWKPLLYAVAFLHTTVQERRKFGPLGWNIPYEFNQADFTSSMQFVQNHLDDLDSKGGVDWSCLRYMLGEVQYGGRVTDDLDKRLLNTFTRVWFSESTFSDNFCFYRGYSLPGVATTVQDVLQHIDALPLLDSPEVFGLHANADITYQTNLANETLGTIINIQPKDSGGGAGETREACVQRLAGEMLEKLPPDYVQHEVKGQLQKMGPHQPMNIFLRQEVERMQRVISSVRSTLTDLRLAIDGSIIMSEELRDALDCMFDARVPRLWLRLSWPSATLGFWFSELLERNRQLHGWIGTGRPDQFWLTGFFNPQGFLTAMRQETTRANLSRGWALDTVTLSNDVTKMMREDVSAPPPQDVGGVYIYGLFLDGAGWDRRSAKLSEAAPKVLFTPLPVVHVYAVSFANMADSKRQPGGGGGVSLYSCPVYKKPRRTDLNFIFSLQLRSVQPAEHWTLRGAALLCDCK, from the exons ATGTTGGCAGAGAGCGACACCAGGACGCCGATGGTCTGTCTGCTGTCCATGGGCTCTGACCCGACGGAAAACATCGAGAGACTGGCCAAGAACAAG GGGGCGCCGTGCCGTCCCATTTCCATGGGGCAGGGCCAGGAGGTTCACGCTCGCAGGCTATTGGCCGGCAGCATGACGGACGGCGGCTGGCTCCTCCTCCAGAACTGCCACCTGGGACTGGACTTCCTGGACGAGCTGCTGGAGACGGTCACCGCGGCGACGCCAGAGAGCGTGCACAAAGGTTTCCGGGTGTGGCTGACGACCGACGTGCACGCCAG ATTCCCCATCGCCTTCCTTCAGTCCTCCATCAAGTTCACCAACGAGCCTCCTCTTG GGATGAAGGCTGGTCTGAAGAGGACGTTCATTGCTGTGACTCAGGATCAGCTGGAGGTCAGCAGCCTGCCTCAGTGGAAGCCTCTGCTGTACGCCGTGGCCTTCCTGCACACCACCGTGCAG GAGCGTCGTAAGTTCGGTCCTCTCGGCTGGAACATCCCCTACGAGTTCAACCAGGCAGATTTTACCTCCAGCATGCAGTTTGTGCAGAACCACCTGGACGACCTGGACTCAAAGGGAGGAGTGGACTGGAGCTGCCTGCGCTACATGCTAG GTGAGGTCCAGTATGGCGGCCGCGTGACGGACGACTTGGACAAACGTCTCCTCAACACCTTCACTCGTGTCTGGTTCAGCGAGAGCACCTTCAGTGACAACTTTTGCTTCTATCGGGGCTACAGCCTCCCTGGCGTGGCCACAACGGTGCAGGACGTCCTGCAGCACATCGACGCCCTGCCGCTGCTCGACTCGCCTGAG GTTTTTGGGCTCCACGCCAACGCTGACATCACCTACCAGACCAACCTGGCCAACGAGACGCTCGGCACCATCATCAACATCCAGCCGAAGGACAGCGGGGGCGGGGCCGGGGAGACCAGGGAGGCCTGCGTGCAGAGACTCGCCGGGGAGATGCTAGAGAAGCTCCCGCCGGACTACGTGCAGCACGAG gtcaaaggtcagctgcAGAAGATGGGTCCACATCAGCCAATGAACATCTTCCTGCGACAGGAAGTGGAGCGCATGCAGCGCGTCATCAGCAGCGTACGGAGCACGCTCACCGACCTCAGACTGGCCATCGatg GCAGCATCATCATGTCGGAGGAGCTGCGCGACGCTCTCGACTGCATGTTCGACGCCCGGGTCCCTCGCCTGTGGCTGCGGCTCAGCTGGCCGTCTGCGACGCTCGGCTTCTGGTTCAGCGAGCTGCTGGAGAGGAACCGGCAGCTCCACGGCTGGATCGGCACCGGCAGGCCGGACCAGTTCTGGCTCACTGGCTTCTTCAACCCGCAG GGCTTTCTGACTGCCATGCGTCAGGAGACCACGCGCGCCAACCTGTCCAGGGGCTGGGCCTTGGATACCGTCACCCTTAGTAACGATGTCACCAAGATGATGCGGGAGGACGTGTcggcccccccc ccgcagGATGTGGGCGGAGTGTACATCTACGGCCTCTTCCTGGACGGGGCGGGATGGGACCGGCGCAGCGCCAAACTCTCTGAGGCCGCGCCCAAG GTCCTCTTCACTCCCCTCCCCGTGGTCCACGTCTACGCCGTCAGCTTCGCCAACATGGCCGACAGTAAGCGGCAGCCCGGCGGTGGCGGGGGGGTCAGCCTGTACTCGTGCCCAGTCTATAAGAAACCGCGTCGGACCGACCTGAACTTCATCTTCTCCCTGCAGCTGCGGAGCGTTCAGCCCGCGGAGCACTGGACTCTGAGAGGCGCCGCGCTGCTCTGCGACTGCAAGTGA